In Spirosoma sp. KUDC1026, the sequence CGTTATTCTACGTATTGCTGCCCGGCCCGCTGCTGGGTCTCTGGGCCATCAATAAAAATGAGCCCTGAACAATGGGCCGGATTCCCATCGTTCAGAACTCATTTTTATTGATGGGGTCAGGAACGCTGGCAACGCTTCATACACATTACCAGCATTCAATGTCAGCCGACTATCAGTCGCTTTTGTCCGTATTAGTTTCCAGATGTCAGCAGGGCACGTAGCGCAGCTTCGTCGTGGAAACCAATCTCCCGTTTCTCCAGCTTGCCGTTCCGGAATACCAGCAATGTAGGCAGGTCTTCGACTTTGTAAGCCGCCAGCATTGCCTTTTCGGTATCGGCGTTGAACTTGACAACCGCTAGCTTGCCGGTCATTTCTTCCCCTAATTTATCGACCAGCGGCATCATCTTTTTGCAGGGTGCGCACCAGCGGGCGTACACATCGACCAGGACCAGCGGTTGCGCCTGAATCAGGCTGTCGAACCGGGCCGTCGACCACTGAGCTTTGTCCGTCGATCGATTTACGCCCTCGACCGGCATCATCCGCGACGCCCATTTGAGGTAGCCGCCTTTCAGTTCATAGACCTGATCGTAGCCCAACTCGTGAAGTTTCTCGACCGCCCCTTTGCTACGTCCGCCCGACATGCAGTAGACGTAAACGGGTTGATTTTTGTCCAGTTTGCTCAACGACTGCGTAAAGTCTGCGCCCTGCGAGTTGATGTTAGTTGCGTTCGGCAGGTGGCCGTCGCCAAACTCAGCGGGTGTCCGCACATCAATCAGCTGTGGTTTCTGCACCTTCTTCAGAGCCAGGGCAAACGTATCGGGTGCTACGGTCTGGGCGTAA encodes:
- a CDS encoding thioredoxin domain-containing protein, whose product is MRILLFVTVLLLGRFGYAQTVAPDTFALALKKVQKPQLIDVRTPAEFGDGHLPNATNINSQGADFTQSLSKLDKNQPVYVYCMSGGRSKGAVEKLHELGYDQVYELKGGYLKWASRMMPVEGVNRSTDKAQWSTARFDSLIQAQPLVLVDVYARWCAPCKKMMPLVDKLGEEMTGKLAVVKFNADTEKAMLAAYKVEDLPTLLVFRNGKLEKREIGFHDEAALRALLTSGN